The following are encoded together in the Mastacembelus armatus chromosome 6, fMasArm1.2, whole genome shotgun sequence genome:
- the sema3ab gene encoding semaphorin-3ab, whose amino-acid sequence MGCLWGSIMLLFGMVLVGTECSGAQQTKNNIPRLKLSYKEMLESNNLVTFEGLANSSAYHIFLLDEERGRLVVGAKDHIFSFNLLNISKDYAQITWPASPTRIDECKWAGKDLSRECSNFIKVLQPFNQTHLYVCGTGAFHPVCSYLEVGKKPEDSVFRLEPHIENGRGKSPYDPKLLTASMLFDGELYAGTSADFMGRDFAIFRTLGLHHPIRTEQHDSRWLNDPRFVGVHLIPESDNPEDDKIYLFFRESAIDGEHVGKATHARIGQLCKNDLGGHRSLVNKWTTFLKARLICSVPGSNGIETHFDELQDVFLMSTKDPKSPIIYAVFTTSSNIFKGSAVCMYSMTDIRRVFLGPYAHRDGPNYQWVPFQGRVPYPRSGTCPSKTFGGFDTTKDLPDEVVTFARSHPAMFNPVYPINNQPIIVKTDVDYQFTQIVVDKVEAEDGQYDVIFIGTDMGTILKVVSIPRGSWHDLEEVLLEEITVFRNPTAITAMELSTKQQQLYLGSDIGVSQMPLHRCEVYGKACAECCLARDPYCAWDGTECSRYFPMAKRRTRRQDIRNGDPLTQCSDLHHDELNGQTTLTDKTVYGVENSSTFLECSPKSQRALTYWQYQHSAGDRKQEIKPEEHFIHTDQGLLIRTLSKKDSGIYLCQSVEHGFMQTLLRVNLEVIDTGRLEDLLHRNEEVAAIPPAQDRSLPRESPNHKLWYRDFLSLVNHPTLNSMDEFCEQVWKRERKHRKQKAHLLQQVQIHQQQQKTVANPHTHMHGQGAAAKWKHLQERQKGRNRRTHELERAPRSV is encoded by the exons ATGGGCTGTCTTTGGGGCAGCATTATGCTGCTGTTTGGGATGGTTCTGGTCGGGACAGAGTGCAGTGGAGCACAACAGACCAAGAACAACATCCCCCGATTAAAACTGTCCTACAAAG AGATGTTGGAGTCTAACAATCTTGTGACGTTTGAAGGCCTGGCCAACAGTTCAGCTTACCACATCTTCCTGTTggatgaggagagaggaagactAGTAGTGGGAGCCAAAGACCACATCTTCTCCTTTAACCTCCTCAACATTAGCAAAGACTATGCACAG ATCACTTGGCCTGCTTCTCCCACCAGAATAGATGAATGCAAATGGGCAGGAAAAGATCTTTCG AGGGAATGCTCCAATTTCATCAAGGTGTTGCAGCCCTTCAACCAGACCCATCTCTATGTGTGTGGGACCGGAGCCTTCCACCCTGTGTGTTCCTACCTGGAGGTGGGCAAGAAACCAGAG GACAGTGTGTTCAGACTGGAGCCTCACATAGAAAATGGTCGGGGGAAGAGTCCATATGATCCCAAGTTGCTCACTGCCTCCATGCTATTTG ATGGAGAACTGTATGCTGGAACATCAGCTGACTTCATGGGCAGGGACTTTGCCATTTTTCGAACTCTGGGCCTGCATCACCCAATCAGGACGGAGCAACATGACTCCAGGTGGCTAAATG ATCCAAGGTTTGTGGGTGTTCATCTGATTCCTGAGAGTGACAACCCAGAAGATGATAAAATCTACCTGTTCTTCAGAGAGAGTGCTATAGATGGAGAGCATGTTGGGAAAGCCACACATGCTCGCATTGGACAGCTCTGCAAa AATGACCTGGGAGGTCACAGGAGTCTGGTAAATAAGTGGACCACCTTCTTGAAGGCTCGACTTATTTGTTCTGTGCCAGGCAGTAATGGAATAGAGACACACTTTGATGAACTGC AGGATGTTTTTCTTATGAGCACAAAGGATCCCAAGAGCCCAATCATCTACGCAGTTTTTACCACTTCCAG CAACATCTTCAAAGGTTCagctgtgtgcatgtacagCATGACAGACATCAGGAGAGTCTTTCTGGGTCCTTATGCTCATAGAGATGGGCCCAATTATCAGTGGGTCCCATTCCAGGGACGTGTACCCTACCCTCGATCTGGAACA tgcCCAAGCAAGACATTTGGAGGATTTGATACAACAAAGGACCTTCCTGATGAAGTGGTTACCTTTGCCAGAAGCCATCCGGCCATGTTCAACCCTGTCTACCCCATTAACAATCAACCAATCATAGTCAAGACAGATGTGGACTACCAGTTCACCCAGATAGTAGTGGATAAAGTAGAAGCAGAAGATGGCCAATATGATGTCATATTCATAGGCACAG ACATGGGGACAATTTTGAAAGTGGTATCCATCCCCAGAGGCTCCTGGCATGACCTCGAAGAAGTCCTGTTGGAGGAAATTACTGTCTTCAGA aatCCAACAGCAATTACAGCCATGGAGCTTTCAACAAAACAG CAACAGCTGTACCTGGGCTCAGACATTGGTGTTTCCCAGATGCCTTTGCATCGGTGTGAGGTCTATGGGAAGGCCTGTGCTGAATGCTGCCTGGCAAGGGATCCATATTGTGCCTGGGATGGCACTGAGTGCTCCAGATACTTTCCCATGGCTAAGAG AAGAACAAGGAGACAAGATATCAGGAATGGAGACCCACTCACACAATGTTCTGATCTACATCATG ATGAACTAAATGGTCAGACAACTCTCACGGATAAAACCGTGTATGGTGTGGAGAACAGCAGCACTTTCCTTGAGTGTAGTCCCAAGTCCCAGAGAGCCCTGACGTACTGGCAGTATCAGCATTCAGCTGGTGATCGCAAACAGGAG ATCAAACCAGAGGAGCATTTCATCCACACAGACCAGGGTCTGCTGATCCGTACACTTAGCAAGAAGGATTCGGGGATCTATCTGTGCCAGTCAGTTGAGCATGGCTTCATGCAGACACTCCTCAGAGTGAACTTAGAAGTCATTGACACGGGGCGTCTGGAGGATCTGCTACATCGCAATGAAGAGGTTGCTGCCATTCCCCCTGCCCAGGATCGTTCTTTACCCCGAGAATCTCCAAATCACAAGCTGTGGTACAGAGACTTCCTGTCTTTGGTCAATCACCCGACTCTGAACAGCATGGACGAGTTCTGCGAGCAGGTATGGAAAAGGGAGAGGAAGCACAGGAAGCAGAAAGCTCACCTGCTGCAGCAAGTACAAatacaccagcagcagcagaagactgTGGCGAACCCTCACACCCACATGCATGGTCAAGGGGCGGCAGCCAAGTGGAAGCACCTGCAAGAGAGGCAGAAGGGACGCAACCGCAGGACCCATGAACTGGAGAGGGCCCCCCGCAGTGTCTGA